In Candidatus Baltobacteraceae bacterium, a single genomic region encodes these proteins:
- a CDS encoding HD domain-containing protein: MKRIFDPIHHFIELSSAEARMLDTPVLQRLRRLRQLGLAYLAYPSAEHSRFSHALGALAMGTRVFDEVARRGREFFRSEPELEYQRRLVRAALILHDIGHGPFSHACEAVLGIAHEARTRSLLELPEMQAHLTDLDVDSNDVLGLILGSAESRYPVLSEIVSGPNLDADRMDYLLRDAYFTGVANGRYDSDQLVGSLRLFEVDGRLVMGIDHRGVVALESFVLARYMMFASVYFHHTTRMFERILQRVLRELWPDPHALDPIDEFLRWDDFRVLNELRDSPSENARALRERVRVYAVAAEFNAEADLRAYEACETALRAAFGDAVWGDEQSQVLHRLPLQADDDRRTVWVSSSSGGIVDARVASDLIAKLSGKAHWRKLFVERSRADVAQARRICRDIVARCQ, translated from the coding sequence ATGAAGCGGATTTTCGATCCGATCCACCATTTTATCGAACTCTCGAGCGCCGAGGCGCGCATGCTGGACACGCCGGTACTCCAGCGTTTGCGCCGCTTGCGCCAGCTTGGCTTGGCCTACCTGGCCTATCCGTCGGCCGAACACTCGCGCTTCAGTCACGCGCTGGGAGCGCTCGCTATGGGCACGCGCGTCTTCGACGAGGTCGCGCGGCGCGGGCGCGAATTCTTCCGCAGCGAGCCGGAGCTCGAGTATCAGCGGCGGCTCGTTCGCGCGGCGCTCATTCTGCACGACATCGGGCACGGCCCGTTCAGCCACGCCTGCGAGGCCGTGCTCGGGATCGCGCACGAAGCGCGCACGCGCTCGCTGCTGGAACTGCCCGAGATGCAGGCGCACCTGACCGATCTCGACGTGGACTCAAACGACGTCCTCGGGTTGATACTCGGTTCGGCCGAGAGCCGCTACCCGGTGTTGAGCGAGATCGTGAGCGGTCCGAACCTCGATGCGGATCGCATGGATTACTTACTGCGCGACGCGTACTTTACCGGCGTCGCGAACGGCCGGTACGACTCCGACCAGCTCGTCGGTTCGCTGCGCCTTTTCGAGGTCGACGGACGGCTCGTGATGGGGATCGATCATCGCGGCGTGGTGGCCCTCGAATCGTTCGTCCTGGCCCGCTACATGATGTTTGCCTCGGTCTACTTCCACCACACGACTCGAATGTTCGAGCGCATCCTGCAGCGCGTTTTACGCGAGCTGTGGCCCGACCCGCACGCCCTCGACCCGATCGATGAGTTCTTGCGCTGGGACGATTTCCGCGTGCTCAACGAATTGCGCGATTCGCCTTCCGAGAACGCCCGCGCGTTGCGCGAGCGCGTCCGCGTTTACGCCGTCGCCGCCGAGTTTAACGCCGAGGCGGATCTGCGCGCCTATGAGGCCTGCGAGACCGCATTGCGGGCGGCCTTCGGCGACGCCGTGTGGGGCGACGAGCAGTCCCAGGTGCTCCACCGCTTGCCGTTGCAAGCCGACGACGATCGCCGCACGGTTTGGGTGAGTTCGAGCAGCGGGGGAATCGTCGACGCCCGCGTCGCGTCAGACCTGATCGCGAAGCTTTCGGGCAAGGCCCACTGGCGCAAACTCTTCGTCGAACGCTCCCGGGCCGACGTCGCACAAGCGCGCCGGATCTGCCGCGACATCGTCGCCCGGTGCCAATAA
- the ppdK gene encoding pyruvate, phosphate dikinase: MLQSINSTATSGSGSNPIKYVYFFEEGSAKMRDLLGGKGAGLAEMTAAGLPVPHGFTITTEACLRFFESGGTYPDGLDAQIERAMRELERRAGKTFGNVDDPLLVSVRSGARSSMPGMMDTILNLGLNDSTVEGLARLTGNERFAWDAYRRFITMFSTVVLAIPKEHFEEKIEARKAELGVESDPEIDAASWRGLVDEFKAVVSERSGRSFPQDVREQLDLAIRAVFDSWNSKRAIDYRRFNKIPDDWGTAVNIVSMVFGNMGDDSGTGVAFTRDPNTGEKTLFGEYLRNAQGEDVVAGIRTPEKISDLQRTQPEVYKQFVEIAGKLERHYRDVQDLEFTVERGTLYMLQTRNAKRSAEAAVKIAIDLVAEGLIDRREALARVNAQSLDQLFHARIDASQAFTVICTGLNASPGAAAGQIVFDADTAKEWGESGKDVLLVRVETTPDDVHGMIAARGILTAKGGATSHAAVVARGMGKPCVAGCDALTIDRRGKTVAIGASTFAQGDWLTIDGTTGNVIAGKLALIDPPSKLPDWLATYLSWADDERRLDVWANADTPADARKARELGAAGIGLCRTEHMFMQQDRLPVVQAMILSDTPQARATALAKLLPFQREDFLGILEAMQGYPVTIRLLDPPLHEFLPSLETLLVETTELRVREGEDSESYRERAAVLKRVQQLHEQNPMLGLRVCRLGIVYPEIYAMQVRAVFEAACELLERGLDVRPEIMIPGVGTSEEMRFTAEAARTTADAVLAERGATLAYHVGTMIELPRACVVADEIAAHAEFFSFGTNDLTQTTYGYSRDDAEASFIPQYLRLKILKDDPFQVLDRRGVGALMEEAVRRGRGARADLKIGICGEHGGEPSSVAFCHGLGLEYVSCSPYRVPIARLAAAQAAIGALE; this comes from the coding sequence GTGTTGCAATCGATCAACTCGACCGCTACCTCCGGGAGCGGCTCTAACCCGATCAAGTACGTCTACTTCTTCGAGGAAGGCAGCGCGAAAATGCGCGATCTCCTCGGCGGAAAGGGCGCGGGGCTGGCCGAGATGACCGCGGCGGGCCTTCCGGTGCCGCATGGGTTCACGATTACGACGGAGGCGTGCCTCCGTTTCTTTGAATCCGGCGGAACGTATCCCGACGGGCTGGACGCGCAGATCGAACGCGCCATGCGCGAACTCGAGCGGCGCGCCGGCAAGACGTTCGGCAACGTTGACGATCCGCTGCTGGTCTCCGTTCGCAGCGGCGCGCGCAGTTCGATGCCCGGCATGATGGACACGATCCTCAATTTGGGTCTCAACGATTCCACGGTCGAGGGTCTCGCTCGCCTTACCGGCAACGAGCGCTTCGCCTGGGACGCATATCGCCGTTTCATCACGATGTTTTCAACGGTCGTGCTCGCCATTCCAAAGGAACACTTTGAGGAGAAGATCGAGGCGCGTAAGGCCGAGCTCGGCGTCGAGAGCGATCCGGAGATCGACGCGGCGAGTTGGCGCGGGCTCGTCGATGAATTTAAGGCCGTCGTATCGGAACGTTCCGGACGCTCGTTTCCGCAGGACGTGCGCGAGCAGCTCGATCTCGCGATTCGCGCCGTCTTCGACTCCTGGAACTCTAAACGCGCGATCGACTACCGCCGGTTCAACAAGATCCCCGACGATTGGGGTACGGCGGTCAATATCGTGTCGATGGTCTTCGGCAACATGGGTGACGATTCGGGCACCGGCGTCGCGTTCACGCGCGACCCGAATACCGGCGAAAAGACGCTTTTCGGTGAGTATCTGCGCAACGCACAAGGGGAAGACGTCGTTGCGGGAATTCGCACGCCTGAGAAAATCTCGGACCTGCAGCGAACCCAACCCGAAGTTTACAAGCAATTCGTGGAAATCGCGGGCAAACTCGAACGGCACTATCGCGACGTTCAGGATTTGGAGTTTACCGTCGAGCGGGGAACGCTCTACATGCTCCAGACGCGCAACGCGAAACGAAGCGCGGAAGCTGCCGTCAAGATTGCGATCGATCTGGTCGCCGAAGGCTTGATCGATCGGCGGGAGGCGCTCGCACGGGTGAACGCGCAGTCGCTCGACCAACTCTTCCACGCGCGCATCGATGCGAGTCAAGCGTTTACCGTTATCTGTACGGGGCTCAACGCGTCGCCGGGGGCGGCCGCGGGCCAAATCGTCTTCGATGCGGATACCGCCAAAGAATGGGGAGAGAGCGGCAAAGACGTTCTGCTCGTTCGCGTGGAGACGACCCCCGACGACGTTCACGGAATGATCGCGGCGCGCGGTATCCTCACCGCCAAGGGCGGCGCCACGTCGCACGCCGCAGTCGTGGCGCGCGGGATGGGCAAACCGTGCGTCGCCGGCTGCGATGCCTTAACGATCGACCGGCGCGGCAAGACCGTCGCGATCGGCGCGTCGACGTTTGCGCAGGGCGACTGGCTCACGATCGACGGAACGACCGGAAACGTGATCGCCGGCAAGCTCGCGTTGATCGATCCACCGTCGAAACTGCCCGACTGGCTCGCAACGTACTTATCGTGGGCCGATGACGAGCGCCGCCTCGACGTGTGGGCCAATGCCGACACGCCCGCCGACGCGCGCAAGGCCCGCGAACTCGGTGCCGCCGGTATCGGGCTCTGCCGTACCGAGCACATGTTCATGCAGCAGGACCGCTTGCCGGTCGTACAGGCGATGATTCTCTCCGACACGCCGCAAGCGCGAGCGACCGCCCTTGCGAAGCTGCTGCCGTTCCAACGCGAAGATTTTCTCGGTATCCTCGAGGCGATGCAGGGGTATCCGGTGACGATCCGGCTGCTCGACCCGCCGCTGCACGAATTCTTGCCGTCACTCGAGACGCTTTTAGTCGAGACCACCGAACTGCGCGTGCGCGAGGGCGAGGACTCCGAATCCTACCGGGAGCGTGCGGCGGTGCTCAAGCGCGTGCAGCAATTGCACGAGCAGAACCCGATGCTTGGCTTACGCGTCTGCCGTCTCGGCATCGTCTATCCCGAGATTTACGCCATGCAGGTTCGCGCCGTCTTCGAAGCCGCTTGCGAACTGCTCGAGCGGGGCCTCGACGTACGGCCGGAGATCATGATTCCCGGCGTCGGCACGTCCGAAGAGATGCGTTTTACCGCCGAGGCCGCACGCACGACCGCCGATGCGGTATTGGCGGAGCGCGGCGCGACCCTCGCGTATCACGTCGGAACGATGATCGAGTTGCCGCGCGCGTGCGTGGTTGCCGACGAGATCGCCGCTCACGCAGAGTTCTTCTCCTTCGGCACCAACGACTTAACACAAACCACCTATGGGTATAGCCGCGACGACGCCGAGGCGTCGTTCATTCCACAGTATCTGCGCCTGAAGATCCTCAAGGACGATCCGTTTCAGGTGCTGGATCGTCGCGGCGTCGGCGCGCTTATGGAAGAAGCGGTGCGCCGCGGGAGGGGAGCGCGCGCCGATCTCAAGATCGGCATTTGCGGCGAACACGGCGGCGAGCCCTCGAGCGTTGCGTTCTGTCACGGCCTCGGGCTCGAGTACGTATCGTGCTCGCCGTATCGCGTCCCGATCGCCCGTTTGGCGGCGGCGCAGGCCGCGATCGGCGCGCTCGAATAA
- the dnaG gene encoding DNA primase, with protein sequence MRIDEGTKREILARIDIASFIGAYVPLRKRGNDLVGLCPFHGEKTPSFHVHPDRGFFKCFGCGVGGDVFTFVTKLENVPFPEAVRILAARAGVEVEPEDPGTSRARSEREAIYEANQIATAFFERVLRSTDGERARAYCEQRGFTPATIERFHLGYAPNDWNALTDELQRNKVDLELAARAGLVKAGQRGFYDFYRDRLIVPTYATTGEAIAFGGRILGEGEPKYLNTSTTPVYTKGRHLFGLNVARRAAAAEHTLIVVEGYLDCIALHQAGFENTVAALGTSFTEDQARELRKYAENIYLCFDGDTAGGNAATKAVDVATRVVEHSGSSVRIVLLPDGEDPDSYVRVHGSAGFKALLDGAKPSIEFRLDAQVERLRTGFESPAQIARKAEQVIREMTPVAEWDRWRVWIAKRLKVNENDLRNSRFLANNQSFAPRFGSAGAQGSRHVATTIQPTSFEREVLAIFLEDPSLVRDFGDRIPPARFRNEIYRRIYETIVEHGDRLTDTGDVFAIFADDIQSASELSSLGQRDRSSTVRYADPAQRRAHLERVVERLQLEDADRRYQELSRQIDELITSGQVIGPDLRTEYDTLVAKLKNNQKNEGR encoded by the coding sequence ATGCGGATTGACGAAGGAACGAAACGGGAGATTTTGGCTCGCATCGATATCGCGAGCTTCATCGGCGCGTACGTTCCGCTGCGCAAGCGGGGGAACGATCTCGTCGGTCTGTGCCCGTTTCATGGGGAAAAAACGCCCTCGTTCCACGTGCATCCCGATCGCGGCTTCTTCAAATGTTTCGGATGCGGCGTGGGCGGCGACGTCTTTACGTTCGTTACGAAACTGGAGAACGTGCCGTTCCCCGAAGCGGTGCGTATCCTCGCGGCGCGCGCCGGGGTCGAAGTCGAACCGGAGGATCCCGGCACGTCGCGGGCGCGCTCCGAGCGCGAAGCCATCTACGAAGCCAACCAGATCGCAACCGCATTCTTCGAGCGCGTGTTACGGAGTACGGATGGTGAGCGCGCGCGCGCCTATTGCGAGCAGCGCGGTTTCACGCCGGCGACGATCGAGCGCTTCCACCTCGGCTACGCGCCCAACGATTGGAACGCACTTACCGACGAGCTGCAGCGCAACAAGGTCGATCTGGAACTGGCGGCGCGCGCTGGATTGGTCAAAGCCGGCCAGCGCGGCTTCTACGATTTCTATCGCGATCGATTGATCGTGCCGACCTACGCGACGACGGGCGAAGCCATCGCCTTCGGCGGCCGCATCTTGGGCGAGGGCGAACCGAAATACCTCAACACGTCGACGACGCCCGTTTATACGAAGGGCCGGCATCTTTTCGGTCTAAACGTGGCGCGCCGCGCCGCGGCCGCCGAGCATACGCTCATCGTCGTCGAAGGGTATCTCGACTGCATCGCCTTACATCAGGCGGGATTTGAAAATACGGTCGCCGCGCTCGGCACCTCGTTTACCGAAGACCAGGCGCGCGAACTGCGCAAGTACGCGGAAAACATTTATCTGTGTTTCGACGGCGATACGGCCGGCGGAAACGCCGCAACGAAGGCGGTCGACGTTGCTACGCGCGTCGTGGAGCACAGCGGGTCGAGCGTACGTATCGTCCTCTTGCCCGATGGCGAAGACCCGGACAGCTACGTTCGGGTGCACGGATCCGCCGGCTTCAAAGCATTGCTCGATGGCGCGAAGCCGTCGATCGAGTTCCGCTTGGACGCGCAGGTCGAACGCTTGCGCACGGGGTTCGAATCGCCCGCGCAAATCGCGCGCAAGGCCGAGCAAGTTATCCGCGAGATGACGCCCGTCGCCGAATGGGATCGGTGGCGCGTTTGGATCGCAAAACGGCTGAAGGTTAACGAGAACGACCTCCGGAATAGCCGTTTCCTCGCGAACAATCAAAGCTTTGCGCCGCGTTTCGGGTCGGCGGGCGCCCAAGGCAGTCGCCACGTCGCGACGACTATCCAGCCGACGTCATTCGAGCGCGAAGTGCTCGCGATCTTCCTCGAGGATCCCTCGCTCGTGCGAGACTTCGGGGATCGGATTCCGCCGGCTCGGTTCCGAAACGAGATTTACCGGCGCATCTACGAAACCATCGTGGAGCACGGCGACCGGCTCACCGACACGGGCGATGTTTTTGCGATTTTTGCCGACGATATACAGAGCGCGTCGGAGCTCTCGTCGCTCGGGCAGCGGGACCGCAGCTCGACGGTGCGGTATGCCGATCCGGCGCAGCGGCGGGCCCATCTGGAGCGAGTAGTCGAACGGCTGCAACTCGAGGATGCGGACCGGCGTTATCAGGAACTGTCCCGGCAAATTGACGAACTCATTACGAGCGGGCAAGTCATCGGGCCGGACCTGCGAACTGAATACGATACCCTGGTAGCGAAGTTAAAGAACAACCAAAAAAACGAAGGGAGGTGA
- the rpoD gene encoding RNA polymerase sigma factor RpoD, translating to MARKKAAGGAATAEQPVLTIEEIKKRLVERGKKRGSVTIDEINVEVGRYVETHEDANEAEIFEDLMAELNGVSIDVVEEQEEEKPETEDERPEEVIPAGLALDDPVRMYLKEIGRVPLLSMEDEKRLAMSIEAGEKELLNNGTTNQLIVTQGDESKRQLTEANLRLVVSIAKKYVGRGMLFLDLIQEGNLGLIRAVEKFDYRKGYKFSTYATWWIRQAITRALADQARTIRIPVHMVETINRLIKISRQLLQELGRDPSVEEIAAEMGLTPEKVREVIKISQEPISLETPIGEEEDSHLGDFIEDQEAVAPAEAASVMLLKEKMQDVLQNLTERERKVLVLRFGLEDGHQRTLEEVGQEFGVTRERIRQIEAKALRKLRHPSRGKALKDYWSNE from the coding sequence ATGGCACGTAAGAAAGCAGCCGGCGGCGCCGCAACGGCGGAGCAACCCGTACTCACGATTGAAGAAATTAAAAAGCGCCTCGTCGAGCGCGGCAAGAAGCGCGGATCCGTAACGATCGACGAGATCAACGTCGAGGTCGGCCGTTATGTCGAAACGCACGAAGACGCAAACGAAGCCGAAATATTTGAAGACTTGATGGCCGAGCTTAACGGCGTGAGCATCGACGTCGTCGAGGAACAAGAAGAAGAGAAGCCGGAGACCGAGGACGAGCGCCCCGAGGAAGTCATTCCGGCCGGGCTCGCGCTGGACGATCCCGTCCGGATGTACCTCAAGGAAATCGGACGCGTGCCGCTGCTCTCGATGGAAGACGAAAAACGTCTGGCGATGAGCATCGAAGCGGGTGAGAAAGAGCTGCTCAATAACGGGACGACCAATCAGCTGATCGTCACGCAGGGCGATGAGTCCAAACGTCAATTGACCGAAGCGAATCTTCGACTGGTCGTTTCGATCGCGAAGAAGTACGTGGGCCGCGGCATGCTCTTCTTAGATCTGATTCAAGAAGGCAATCTCGGTCTGATCCGGGCGGTCGAAAAATTCGACTATCGCAAGGGCTACAAGTTCTCAACCTACGCGACCTGGTGGATACGCCAAGCGATCACGCGAGCGCTTGCAGACCAAGCCCGCACGATCCGGATCCCGGTACACATGGTCGAGACGATCAATCGTCTCATCAAGATTTCGCGCCAGCTCCTGCAAGAGCTGGGCCGCGATCCGTCAGTCGAAGAGATCGCCGCCGAGATGGGTCTGACGCCGGAGAAGGTCCGCGAAGTCATCAAGATCAGCCAAGAGCCCATCTCGCTCGAAACGCCGATCGGCGAAGAGGAAGATTCGCATCTCGGCGATTTCATCGAAGATCAGGAGGCCGTCGCGCCGGCCGAAGCCGCGTCGGTCATGCTGCTCAAAGAAAAGATGCAGGACGTGCTGCAAAATCTTACCGAGCGCGAACGAAAGGTGCTCGTGCTCCGCTTCGGACTCGAAGACGGCCACCAGCGCACGCTCGAAGAGGTCGGCCAGGAGTTTGGGGTGACGCGCGAGCGCATCCGTCAGATCGAAGCCAAGGCCTTGCGCAAGCTGCGCCACC
- a CDS encoding glycine--tRNA ligase — MTAIPEQRVSMEEITALAKRRGFIFQSSEIYGGIGGFYDYGPLGAVLKRNVKDAWWRENVELRDDVVAFDSSIIMHPLTWKASGHIDEFHDKLVDCKICKHRFRYDHLPNHEQCPDCGSKNSFTEPRNFSLMMKTQVGPMEDTASAAYLRPETAQGIFVNFKNVYQTARKKPPFGIAQIGKSFRNEITPGNFTFRVREFEQAELEYFVPDDGKDLEIFGQWVERRKQWYADYGIKPDRLRFYELGADERPHYARAGIDVEYLFPWGWGELESIAHRGTYDLDAHMKLSGKDLRFFDEASKSHYTPLLIESSAGMDRTTLTMLVDAYEKEKSVDPNGKETERVVLRFHPKIAPVQAAIFSLARNKPELVERARGIETSLRKTFRTQYDEGNIGQLYRRQDEIGTPLCMTVDYDSLEDQKVTVRERDSMRQERVAIDQLDRYLRERL; from the coding sequence ATGACGGCGATTCCCGAACAACGCGTAAGTATGGAAGAGATCACGGCGCTTGCGAAGCGGCGTGGGTTCATATTTCAATCCAGCGAGATCTACGGCGGCATCGGCGGCTTCTACGATTACGGCCCGCTCGGCGCCGTGCTCAAGCGAAACGTGAAAGACGCATGGTGGCGCGAAAACGTCGAACTGCGCGACGACGTGGTAGCCTTCGATTCGTCGATCATCATGCATCCGCTCACCTGGAAAGCCTCCGGTCATATCGACGAGTTCCACGATAAACTCGTCGACTGCAAGATTTGCAAGCATCGTTTCCGTTACGATCATCTGCCCAATCACGAGCAGTGCCCCGATTGCGGGAGCAAAAATTCGTTTACCGAACCGCGCAATTTCAGTTTGATGATGAAGACGCAGGTCGGGCCGATGGAGGATACGGCTTCGGCGGCGTATCTGCGCCCGGAGACGGCGCAAGGCATCTTCGTAAACTTCAAAAACGTCTATCAGACGGCGCGTAAGAAGCCGCCGTTCGGCATCGCTCAGATCGGAAAATCGTTTCGCAACGAGATTACGCCGGGTAACTTCACGTTTCGCGTGCGCGAATTCGAGCAAGCCGAGCTAGAATATTTCGTCCCCGACGACGGCAAGGACCTCGAGATCTTCGGGCAGTGGGTCGAACGCCGCAAACAGTGGTACGCCGACTACGGTATAAAGCCCGACCGCCTGCGCTTCTACGAGTTGGGTGCCGACGAGCGCCCGCACTACGCGAGGGCCGGCATCGACGTCGAATACCTCTTTCCGTGGGGCTGGGGCGAACTCGAGTCGATCGCGCACCGAGGAACCTACGATCTCGACGCGCACATGAAACTTTCGGGGAAGGACTTGCGCTTCTTCGACGAGGCGAGCAAGTCGCATTACACGCCGCTATTGATCGAAAGCTCGGCCGGGATGGACCGGACGACGCTTACGATGCTCGTCGACGCCTACGAGAAAGAGAAGAGCGTCGATCCCAACGGCAAGGAGACGGAGCGCGTCGTGCTCCGCTTTCATCCCAAGATCGCGCCCGTTCAAGCCGCCATCTTTTCGCTCGCGCGCAACAAGCCCGAACTGGTCGAACGCGCCCGGGGAATCGAAACTTCTTTGCGCAAGACGTTTCGAACGCAGTATGACGAGGGAAATATCGGACAGCTCTATCGTCGCCAGGACGAGATCGGCACGCCTTTGTGCATGACCGTTGATTACGATTCGCTCGAGGACCAGAAGGTGACGGTTCGCGAGCGGGATTCGATGAGGCAGGAACGTGTTGCAATCGATCAACTCGACCGCTACCTCCGGGAGCGGCTCTAA